Proteins from a single region of Flavobacterium sp. YJ01:
- a CDS encoding PAS domain-containing sensor histidine kinase, translating to MKSKTLQITLIYTIITIIMAIICHQLLTTYFSFSQYPLLSLLKDISFILITGIVFSFILSKNEKKNISIFEKLNKTNEDIKESNEKYDIVAKATSDTIWDWKIQEDSINWNKGIESVFGYNPEEVGKTSKWWFDKIHPEDSIRMSIKLYSFIEQKTQNWQDQYRFRCADGTYKYVLDRGFLLKDEKGRAIRMIGAIQDITKQKEEEQRLKLLETVITQSKDSILITEANSPDGKIPKIVYVNPAFSQMSGYQSNEIIGKSANIFKGPKSDSDELKKLLKAIKNEEECLIETITYTKNKEEYWVRFSMIPIFNNDEVITHWISIQRDITDEKKLETEKEHLIRELTQNNKDLKQFSYITSHNLRAPLSNLIGLLNLTEDIPIENEELQEILAGFTKSTHLLNETINDLVKVIIIKDNPSMQKEEVSLKEVFENVFSQLSFQIELHKPIIKLKFDKLPQLIINKAYIESILLNLLTNSIKYKSENRKLKIAITAEQVDNKTIITFKDNGIGIDLERNRDKVFGLYQRFHNYPDSKGLGLYLVKSQVETMGGTIAIDSEVNKGTTFTITFKN from the coding sequence ATGAAAAGTAAAACTCTCCAAATTACTCTTATTTATACAATCATCACGATAATTATGGCAATTATTTGTCATCAATTACTAACAACCTACTTTTCATTTTCTCAATATCCGCTTTTATCGCTCTTGAAGGATATTTCATTCATTTTAATAACGGGAATAGTTTTTAGTTTCATACTTTCAAAAAACGAAAAAAAGAATATTAGCATTTTTGAAAAGTTAAACAAAACTAATGAAGACATAAAAGAATCCAACGAGAAATATGACATTGTAGCAAAAGCAACAAGTGATACAATTTGGGATTGGAAAATTCAAGAAGACAGCATTAATTGGAACAAAGGAATAGAAAGCGTTTTTGGCTACAACCCAGAAGAAGTGGGCAAAACTTCAAAATGGTGGTTTGATAAAATACACCCTGAAGACAGCATTCGAATGTCAATAAAACTTTACTCTTTTATTGAACAAAAAACACAAAACTGGCAGGATCAATATCGTTTTAGATGTGCAGACGGCACTTATAAATATGTTTTAGACAGGGGTTTTTTATTAAAGGATGAAAAAGGAAGAGCCATCAGAATGATTGGAGCCATTCAGGATATCACTAAACAAAAAGAAGAGGAACAACGTTTAAAACTTCTGGAAACGGTAATTACACAATCTAAAGATTCTATTTTAATTACAGAAGCCAATTCGCCCGACGGCAAAATCCCTAAAATTGTTTACGTAAACCCAGCGTTTTCGCAGATGTCAGGCTATCAATCTAATGAAATAATTGGAAAATCAGCCAATATTTTTAAAGGTCCAAAATCTGATTCGGATGAATTAAAAAAATTATTAAAAGCAATAAAAAACGAAGAAGAATGCCTAATAGAAACTATTACATACACCAAAAATAAGGAAGAGTATTGGGTACGTTTCTCTATGATTCCGATTTTTAACAATGATGAAGTAATCACCCACTGGATTTCTATACAACGAGACATTACAGACGAAAAAAAATTAGAAACAGAAAAAGAGCATCTTATTCGAGAACTTACTCAAAATAATAAAGACCTCAAACAGTTCTCTTACATAACATCTCACAACCTTCGAGCTCCATTATCTAACCTAATTGGGCTTCTAAACTTGACAGAAGATATTCCGATTGAGAATGAAGAACTACAAGAAATCTTAGCAGGATTTACAAAATCTACCCATTTGCTTAACGAAACAATTAATGATTTAGTAAAAGTCATTATTATCAAAGACAATCCTTCAATGCAAAAAGAAGAAGTTTCTCTAAAAGAAGTTTTTGAAAATGTTTTTAGCCAATTATCCTTTCAAATTGAATTACACAAACCCATTATCAAACTTAAATTTGACAAACTGCCACAGCTAATAATAAATAAAGCGTATATTGAAAGCATTTTACTTAATCTACTAACCAATTCAATAAAATACAAATCTGAAAACAGAAAACTAAAAATAGCCATTACGGCCGAACAAGTAGACAATAAAACAATAATCACTTTTAAAGACAACGGAATAGGAATCGATTTAGAAAGAAATCGCGATAAAGTTTTTGGGCTATATCAAAGATTCCACAATTATCCAGACAGCAAAGGATTGGGACTTTATCTTGTAAAATCACAAGTAGAAACGATGGGAGGAACAATTGCTATAGATAGTGAAGTTAATAAAGGCACCACATTTACAATAACATTTAAAAACTAA
- a CDS encoding response regulator, producing MLEQILCIDDDPITLMLCKKVISKSSFSNEVITAQNGEEALHHFNTLKYTNDKNRKKPELIFLDLNMPIMGGWEFLDHFTSSAYNEFNSAPVIVLSSTIDPEDLAKAKKYPIIIDFLSKPVTQQMLEYLKKKIDL from the coding sequence ATGCTTGAGCAGATTTTATGCATAGACGATGATCCAATCACATTAATGCTATGCAAAAAAGTAATTTCAAAATCTTCATTTTCGAATGAAGTTATTACAGCTCAAAACGGTGAAGAAGCACTTCATCATTTCAATACCTTAAAATACACTAATGATAAGAATAGAAAAAAACCAGAATTAATTTTTTTAGATTTAAACATGCCTATCATGGGTGGCTGGGAATTTTTAGATCATTTTACTTCTTCTGCTTATAATGAATTTAATTCTGCTCCAGTAATTGTATTGTCCTCAACAATAGACCCTGAAGATCTTGCCAAAGCAAAAAAATATCCAATTATCATTGATTTTCTTTCAAAACCGGTTACCCAACAGATGCTAGAGTACCTTAAAAAGAAAATAGATTTATAA
- the proS gene encoding proline--tRNA ligase: MSKNLTTRSEDYSKWYNELVVKADLAENSGVRGCMVIKPYGYAIWEKMQAELDRMFKETGHQNAYFPLFVPKSMFEAEEKNAEGFAKECAVVTHYRLKNDEDRPGKLMVDPNAKLEEELIVRPTSEAIIWSTYKGWVQSYRDLPLLINQWANVVRWEMRTRLFLRTAEFLWQEGHTAHATKAEAIEESEKMMNVYADFAENFMAIPVVKGFKTETERFAGADETYCIEALMQDGKALQAGTSHFLGQNFAKAFDVKFANAEGKQEHVWGTSWGVSTRLMGALIMTHSDDQGLVLPPNLAPIQVVIVPIHKTDEQLAQITAAVNELTAKLKKLKISVKYDDRTTQKPGFKFAEWELKGVPVRIAVGPKDLENGTFEVARRDNLSKEVVASEKIVDYVNDLLEQIQKDLFDRALNYRNTHITEVNSFEEFKEVLEGKGGFISAHWDGTAATEEKIKDLTKATIRCIPLDAVEEAGTCVFTGSPSAKRVLFAKAY; encoded by the coding sequence ATGAGTAAGAACCTCACTACAAGATCAGAAGATTATTCGAAATGGTATAACGAGCTGGTTGTGAAAGCAGATCTAGCTGAAAATTCAGGAGTTAGAGGCTGTATGGTTATTAAACCGTACGGATATGCTATTTGGGAAAAAATGCAGGCTGAGTTAGATCGAATGTTTAAAGAAACGGGACATCAAAATGCTTATTTTCCGTTATTCGTGCCGAAGAGCATGTTTGAGGCTGAAGAAAAAAATGCAGAAGGATTTGCAAAAGAATGTGCTGTTGTAACGCATTATAGACTAAAAAATGATGAAGATAGGCCAGGAAAATTAATGGTTGATCCAAATGCAAAACTAGAAGAAGAACTTATTGTTCGTCCGACAAGTGAAGCAATTATTTGGTCTACATATAAAGGATGGGTACAGTCATATAGAGATTTGCCTTTATTGATTAATCAATGGGCAAATGTGGTTCGTTGGGAAATGCGTACGCGTTTGTTTTTAAGAACTGCAGAGTTTTTATGGCAAGAGGGGCATACGGCTCACGCTACAAAAGCAGAAGCTATTGAAGAATCTGAGAAAATGATGAATGTGTATGCGGATTTTGCTGAAAATTTCATGGCAATTCCTGTAGTAAAAGGATTCAAGACAGAAACAGAGCGTTTTGCAGGAGCTGATGAAACGTATTGTATTGAAGCTTTAATGCAGGATGGAAAAGCTTTACAGGCTGGAACTTCACACTTTTTAGGTCAAAACTTTGCAAAAGCATTTGATGTTAAGTTTGCTAATGCTGAAGGAAAACAAGAGCATGTTTGGGGGACTTCATGGGGAGTTTCAACTCGTTTAATGGGGGCTTTGATTATGACGCATTCAGATGATCAAGGTTTGGTTCTGCCTCCAAATTTAGCGCCAATTCAGGTTGTAATTGTTCCTATTCATAAAACAGATGAGCAATTAGCGCAAATCACTGCTGCGGTTAATGAATTGACTGCAAAATTGAAAAAACTAAAGATTTCGGTAAAATATGATGACAGAACGACTCAAAAGCCAGGATTTAAATTTGCTGAATGGGAATTAAAAGGTGTTCCTGTTAGAATTGCTGTTGGTCCGAAAGATTTAGAAAACGGAACTTTTGAAGTGGCAAGACGCGATAATTTATCAAAAGAAGTTGTGGCTTCAGAGAAAATTGTTGATTATGTAAATGATTTGTTAGAGCAGATTCAAAAAGATTTGTTTGATAGAGCTTTGAATTATCGTAATACACATATTACAGAAGTAAATAGCTTTGAAGAATTTAAAGAAGTTTTAGAAGGTAAAGGAGGTTTTATTTCGGCACATTGGGATGGAACTGCGGCTACAGAAGAAAAGATAAAAGACTTGACAAAAGCTACGATTCGTTGTATTCCTTTGGACGCTGTTGAAGAGGCGGGAACCTGTGTGTTTACTGGTAGTCCTTCTGCTAAAAGAGTGCTGTTTGCAAAGGCTTATTAA
- the rimO gene encoding 30S ribosomal protein S12 methylthiotransferase RimO, whose protein sequence is MRTKSLKKNKINVITLGCSKNVYDSEVLMGQLRANGKEVEHEAPAEKEGNIIVINTCGFIDNAKAESVNMILEYADKKDRGLVDKVFVTGCLSERYRPDLEKEIPNVDQYFGTTELPQLLKALGADYKHELLGERLTTTPKNYAYLKIAEGCDRPCSFCAIPLMRGSHVSQPIEKLVKEAQGLAKNGVKELILIAQDLTYYGLDLYKKRNLAELLEELAKVEGIEWIRLHYAYPTGFPMDVLELMKREPKICNYIDIPLQHISDSILKSMRRGTTQAKTTQLLKDFRAAVPGMAIRTTLIVGYPGETQEDFEILKDFVQEMKFDRMGCFAYSHEENTHAYLLEDNVPDDVKQARANEIMELQSQISWDLNQEKVGKVFRCIIDRKEGAHFVGRTEFDSPDVDNEVLIDASKHYVKTGEFVNIKIIEATEFDLYGEPA, encoded by the coding sequence ATGAGAACCAAGTCTTTAAAAAAGAACAAAATTAACGTAATCACTCTTGGGTGTTCAAAAAATGTTTATGACAGTGAAGTCCTTATGGGACAGCTGCGTGCTAATGGAAAAGAAGTTGAACATGAAGCTCCTGCAGAAAAAGAAGGAAACATTATTGTAATCAACACTTGTGGTTTTATTGACAATGCAAAAGCAGAATCAGTAAATATGATTTTGGAATATGCTGATAAAAAAGACAGAGGACTTGTTGACAAAGTTTTCGTTACAGGATGTTTGTCTGAACGTTACAGACCAGATTTGGAAAAAGAAATTCCAAATGTGGACCAATATTTTGGAACTACAGAATTACCTCAATTATTAAAAGCTCTTGGAGCTGATTATAAACATGAATTACTTGGAGAACGTTTAACTACAACTCCAAAAAATTATGCTTATTTAAAAATTGCCGAAGGCTGTGACAGACCTTGCAGTTTCTGTGCAATTCCTTTAATGCGTGGTTCTCATGTTTCTCAGCCAATTGAAAAATTAGTTAAAGAAGCACAAGGTTTAGCAAAAAATGGCGTAAAAGAATTAATCCTAATTGCTCAAGATCTAACTTATTACGGACTTGATCTTTACAAAAAAAGAAATCTTGCTGAACTTTTAGAAGAACTAGCAAAAGTTGAAGGTATTGAATGGATTCGTTTGCATTATGCCTACCCTACTGGTTTCCCGATGGATGTTTTAGAATTAATGAAACGCGAGCCAAAAATCTGCAATTACATTGATATTCCTTTACAGCACATTTCAGATTCTATTTTGAAATCAATGCGTCGTGGAACTACTCAGGCTAAAACCACTCAATTATTAAAAGACTTCCGTGCTGCGGTTCCTGGAATGGCAATCAGAACAACTCTTATTGTTGGTTATCCTGGTGAAACTCAAGAAGATTTTGAAATTTTGAAAGATTTTGTACAAGAAATGAAATTTGACAGAATGGGATGTTTTGCTTATTCTCATGAAGAAAATACTCATGCTTATTTACTAGAAGATAATGTTCCAGACGATGTAAAACAAGCAAGAGCAAATGAAATTATGGAATTGCAATCTCAAATTTCTTGGGATTTAAACCAAGAAAAAGTTGGCAAAGTATTCAGATGTATTATAGACAGAAAAGAAGGGGCGCATTTTGTTGGAAGAACAGAATTTGATAGCCCAGATGTTGACAATGAAGTTTTAATCGACGCATCTAAACATTACGTAAAAACTGGAGAATTTGTTAATATCAAGATAATAGAAGCAACAGAATTTGATTTATACGGAGAACCTGCTTAA
- a CDS encoding outer membrane beta-barrel protein, with amino-acid sequence MKKAFYILTAMLTSSFAFAQEDEAAAPPATTWGGSADAYYKYDFSKQMNGLTSFTNSQNSFELGMASIEAGHTFGKASVFVDLGFGKRAAEFSYNETPDKDASAKFLIKQLYFTYNVTDEFKFVAGSFGTHIGYEVLDAVDNKNYSMSYAFSYGPFFNTGLKAQYTSGKFTAMLGLTNPTDFKSAMDAGSYQKTFIGQVGYIGETGSAYLNFTTGSTNPIPGSTIPVSDENKTQFDLTASKTISDSFALGLNATYAKTKNDFDSALDGEWFSIVGYANYSFSPSLLLAYRMEYFDAKDAAPSLGTLAGSSVFANTVSLNFKVGKLTIIPELRYDAASEDIFVDKDVMPTGGNFYGLIATTYSF; translated from the coding sequence ATGAAAAAAGCATTTTACATTTTAACCGCCATGTTAACAAGTTCTTTTGCCTTTGCCCAAGAAGATGAAGCTGCCGCTCCACCTGCAACCACTTGGGGAGGTTCTGCTGATGCGTATTATAAATATGATTTTTCAAAACAAATGAATGGATTAACGAGCTTTACCAACTCTCAGAATTCATTTGAATTAGGAATGGCATCTATTGAAGCAGGTCATACTTTCGGAAAAGCATCTGTATTTGTAGATTTAGGTTTCGGAAAAAGAGCAGCAGAGTTTTCATATAATGAAACACCGGATAAAGATGCAAGTGCAAAATTTTTAATTAAACAGTTATATTTTACATATAATGTAACAGACGAATTTAAATTTGTAGCCGGTAGTTTCGGAACGCATATCGGGTATGAAGTGTTAGATGCAGTAGATAACAAAAACTACAGTATGTCTTACGCTTTCTCTTACGGACCATTTTTTAATACTGGTTTGAAAGCACAATATACTTCTGGTAAATTTACTGCGATGTTAGGACTAACAAATCCAACAGATTTTAAATCTGCAATGGATGCTGGATCTTATCAAAAAACATTTATCGGACAAGTGGGATATATTGGAGAAACAGGAAGTGCTTACTTGAATTTTACAACAGGAAGTACTAACCCGATTCCAGGAAGTACAATTCCAGTTTCTGATGAAAACAAAACACAGTTTGACTTAACAGCATCTAAAACAATCAGCGATAGTTTTGCACTTGGTTTAAATGCAACTTATGCTAAAACTAAAAATGATTTTGACAGTGCTTTAGATGGAGAATGGTTTTCTATCGTAGGATATGCAAACTACTCTTTCAGCCCATCATTGCTTTTGGCTTACAGAATGGAGTACTTTGATGCAAAAGATGCTGCTCCAAGTCTTGGAACTTTAGCTGGATCAAGTGTTTTTGCAAATACTGTTTCTTTGAATTTTAAAGTTGGAAAACTAACAATCATTCCTGAGTTAAGATACGACGCTGCATCTGAAGATATTTTCGTGGATAAAGATGTAATGCCAACAGGAGGAAACTTCTACGGATTAATTGCTACAACATACTCTTTCTAG
- a CDS encoding outer membrane protein transport protein, with translation MKKILFLFITGLTVSASYSQEVSDALRYAQDNLTGTARYRAMSGAFGAVGGDLSSLSVNPAGSSIFNTNQVGVSFSNQNIKNNSNYFGTQTSEKENSFILNQAGAIFVFKDRNPNNGWNKIAIGAMYENTNNFNNSVFSAGTNPTNSVDGYFLAFANGIPLGNITNNPYEDLSYREQQAFFGYEGYVINPVADNNNNTAYTSNVPAGGNYHQENEIYARGYNSKASFNISTSYKDRLYLGANLNVHVTDYRRTTSFYEYNNNPLETYETISNLRFNNELYTYGNGFSFQLGAIGKVTEALRLGLSYESNTWYTLYDEVSQSLFTTTETSAGDTFDNPVNPNVVNVYDSYTLQTPDKWTLSAAYVFGKSGLISIDYSTKNYGNSKFKPTNDEGFRGVNADISSALKRNDELRIGAEYKINQLSLRGGYRFEGSPYENRRTVGDLNSFSGGLGYDFGGTKLDLAYSYAHRKSNQGFFATGFTDGANINSKLNNVTLTLLFAL, from the coding sequence ATGAAAAAAATACTATTCCTTTTTATAACAGGACTAACTGTCAGCGCGTCATATTCTCAAGAAGTTTCAGATGCTTTGCGTTATGCTCAGGACAATCTAACAGGAACTGCTCGATATAGAGCAATGAGCGGTGCTTTCGGCGCAGTAGGAGGAGATTTATCTTCTTTAAGCGTAAATCCAGCAGGTTCATCAATCTTTAACACTAATCAAGTAGGTGTATCTTTCAGCAATCAGAATATTAAAAACAATTCTAATTATTTTGGAACTCAGACTTCTGAGAAAGAAAACTCATTTATCTTAAACCAAGCTGGAGCTATTTTTGTTTTTAAAGATCGTAATCCTAACAATGGATGGAACAAAATTGCAATTGGTGCAATGTACGAGAATACAAACAACTTCAACAATAGTGTTTTCTCTGCAGGAACAAATCCAACTAATTCTGTTGATGGTTATTTCTTAGCTTTCGCAAATGGAATTCCTTTAGGAAACATTACTAATAATCCATACGAAGACTTAAGTTATAGAGAGCAGCAAGCTTTTTTTGGTTACGAAGGATATGTAATTAATCCTGTTGCAGACAATAACAACAATACAGCTTACACATCTAATGTGCCAGCTGGCGGAAATTATCATCAAGAAAATGAAATTTACGCTAGAGGTTATAACAGCAAAGCAAGTTTTAATATTTCCACTTCTTATAAAGACAGACTTTATCTTGGAGCTAACTTAAATGTTCACGTAACAGATTATAGAAGAACTACAAGTTTTTACGAATACAACAATAATCCTTTAGAAACTTACGAAACAATTTCAAATTTACGTTTCAACAATGAACTTTACACTTATGGAAACGGATTCTCTTTTCAATTGGGAGCAATAGGAAAAGTAACAGAAGCTCTTAGGTTAGGTTTATCTTACGAATCAAACACTTGGTACACCCTTTATGACGAAGTTTCACAAAGTTTATTCACAACAACTGAAACTAGCGCTGGTGATACATTTGACAATCCTGTTAATCCAAATGTTGTAAATGTATATGATTCATACACTTTACAAACTCCTGATAAATGGACTCTTAGCGCCGCTTATGTTTTTGGAAAATCAGGTTTAATAAGTATCGACTACTCTACAAAAAACTACGGGAACAGCAAATTCAAACCAACTAACGATGAAGGCTTTAGAGGCGTAAACGCTGATATAAGCAGCGCTTTAAAAAGAAACGATGAACTTAGAATTGGTGCAGAATACAAAATAAACCAATTAAGTTTAAGAGGCGGATATCGTTTTGAAGGAAGTCCGTACGAAAATAGAAGAACTGTAGGGGACTTAAACAGCTTTTCTGGTGGTTTAGGATATGATTTTGGAGGAACAAAATTAGACTTAGCTTATTCTTACGCTCATAGAAAATCAAATCAAGGATTTTTCGCAACAGGTTTTACAGACGGCGCAAACATTAATTCTAAATTGAACAATGTAACGCTTACCTTATTATTCGCATTGTAA
- a CDS encoding glycoside hydrolase family 5 protein, giving the protein MKSKIWIVAFSFLLIANISKAQFVKKHGQLSVQGTQLVDKNSNPIVLRGLSFGWHSLWPRFYNEKAVSWLKKDFNCNVVRAAMGIELGDHSYIKDPEFSKQKIEAVVNGAIKSDIYVIIDWHSHNVNLKEAKKFFDEMSRKYAKYPNIIYEVFNEPDYETWQEVKAYSEEIIRVIRQNDPKNIILVGCPHWDQDIDRPAEDPIMGYTNIMYTMHFYAATHGKYLRDRTDEAIKSGLPVFISESAGMEASGDGPLDYKAWQDYIDWMESKKLSWITWSISDKDETCSILKKSANSEGKWKEEDLKDSGIKVREYLRKYNKE; this is encoded by the coding sequence ATGAAATCAAAAATTTGGATTGTCGCTTTTTCTTTTTTGCTGATTGCTAATATTTCCAAAGCGCAATTCGTAAAAAAGCATGGACAATTAAGTGTTCAAGGAACGCAGTTGGTAGATAAAAATAGCAATCCTATTGTTCTTCGCGGATTAAGTTTTGGTTGGCATAGTTTGTGGCCAAGATTTTATAATGAAAAAGCAGTAAGCTGGTTAAAAAAGGATTTTAATTGCAATGTAGTTCGAGCTGCAATGGGAATAGAACTTGGAGATCATTCCTATATAAAAGATCCAGAATTTTCTAAACAAAAAATAGAAGCGGTTGTAAACGGTGCCATTAAATCTGATATCTATGTAATTATAGATTGGCACAGTCATAATGTTAATTTGAAAGAAGCTAAAAAGTTTTTTGATGAAATGTCAAGAAAATATGCCAAGTATCCTAATATTATATATGAAGTTTTTAATGAACCAGATTATGAAACTTGGCAGGAGGTAAAGGCTTATTCGGAAGAAATAATTAGAGTTATTAGACAAAACGATCCTAAAAATATTATTTTGGTTGGCTGTCCGCATTGGGATCAGGATATTGATCGTCCTGCCGAAGATCCGATAATGGGTTATACTAATATAATGTATACGATGCACTTTTATGCGGCAACTCACGGGAAATATTTGAGAGATAGAACAGACGAAGCCATAAAAAGCGGTTTACCTGTTTTTATTTCAGAATCGGCTGGGATGGAAGCTTCTGGTGATGGTCCTTTAGATTATAAAGCTTGGCAGGATTATATAGATTGGATGGAATCTAAAAAACTCAGCTGGATTACTTGGTCAATTTCAGATAAAGATGAAACATGTTCAATTTTGAAGAAATCTGCCAATTCCGAAGGAAAATGGAAAGAGGAAGATTTAAAAGACTCTGGAATTAAAGTTCGAGAATATTTGAGAAAGTATAATAAGGAATAA
- the rpsT gene encoding 30S ribosomal protein S20 — protein sequence MANHKSALKRIRSNEKKRVLNRYQHKTTRNAIKALRLATDKSDAAAKLSTVISMIDKLAKKNIIHDNKASNLKSKLTKHVAKL from the coding sequence ATGGCAAATCATAAGTCAGCATTAAAAAGAATCAGAAGTAACGAAAAGAAAAGAGTACTTAACAGATACCAACACAAAACTACTCGTAATGCTATTAAAGCATTAAGATTAGCTACTGATAAGTCTGATGCTGCTGCTAAGTTATCTACTGTAATCTCTATGATTGATAAATTAGCTAAAAAGAACATCATTCATGATAATAAAGCTTCTAATTTGAAGTCTAAATTAACTAAACATGTTGCTAAATTGTAA
- a CDS encoding N-acetylmuramoyl-L-alanine amidase, producing the protein MTKKLFCYLLLAAIISSCSTNPYKNTEKAYDQQLKTLENQITNKEAKPIPATTVVIDTSYAQQLRIVKDTLSKTNSTYLQNGINTEWIGTVNFNLRKPSFVIIHHTAQDSLQQTINTFTKTKTQVSAHYVISENGKVVQMLNDYLRAWHAGNSTWGKTTDLNSCSIGIELDNNGFKPFTEAQISSLVALLTKLKKDYNIPTQNFLGHADIAPGRKQDPSALFPWKTLAEKGFGIWPDEVLEPAPFDFKIEPALRIIGYNTKNLTAAIQAFKLHYIQTDATSVLDRKTIDTIYSIYKKQVQ; encoded by the coding sequence ATGACAAAAAAGCTTTTTTGTTATCTGCTTTTGGCTGCCATTATCAGCTCTTGCTCTACAAATCCGTACAAAAACACGGAAAAAGCATATGACCAGCAATTAAAGACCTTAGAGAATCAAATTACAAATAAAGAAGCAAAACCAATCCCGGCCACTACAGTTGTGATTGATACTTCTTATGCACAACAGTTGAGAATTGTAAAAGATACTTTATCTAAAACAAATTCGACTTATTTGCAAAACGGAATTAATACCGAATGGATCGGAACTGTAAATTTCAACTTAAGAAAACCAAGTTTTGTTATCATTCATCATACTGCTCAAGATTCTCTTCAGCAGACAATTAATACTTTTACAAAAACAAAAACACAAGTAAGCGCACATTATGTGATTTCTGAAAATGGAAAAGTGGTGCAAATGCTTAATGATTATCTGAGAGCGTGGCATGCAGGCAATTCTACTTGGGGAAAAACAACCGATTTAAATTCTTGTTCTATCGGAATTGAATTGGACAATAATGGTTTTAAACCTTTTACAGAAGCACAAATTAGCAGTTTAGTTGCTTTGTTAACTAAATTAAAAAAGGATTATAACATTCCGACTCAAAACTTTTTAGGTCATGCAGATATTGCTCCGGGTAGAAAACAAGATCCAAGCGCCTTGTTTCCTTGGAAAACACTTGCAGAAAAAGGATTCGGAATTTGGCCAGACGAAGTTTTAGAACCAGCGCCATTCGATTTTAAGATTGAACCAGCACTTAGAATTATCGGTTACAACACCAAAAATTTAACCGCAGCAATTCAAGCTTTCAAATTACATTATATTCAAACTGATGCAACATCAGTTTTAGACAGAAAAACAATTGACACCATTTATTCGATTTACAAAAAACAGGTTCAATAA